A region from the Saccharomonospora azurea NA-128 genome encodes:
- a CDS encoding DUF6351 family protein codes for MRRGATGWRAVSAALLAALSTAVMMLTPIESDAATRGELSVRVLSGRADMVTAGDALIQVTGSRGVPPSAVRVRLNGADVTGRFAVDRRARTLTGHVTGLREGDNTLVASVPGRGRPRAELVLTNHPAQGPVFSGPHQQPFACETATFRLPVVGGTLGEPVDEDCSIETRVDYFYRTTGGAFAPWPEDATAYPDDLVRTTTSVGRRVPYVVRMETGTLNRGIYQMTVLHDPLRESEPGPAARPAGWNGRVIYTLGGGCTRGWYRQGNTTGGVTDDFMLSRGYGVMSSSLNVYGANCADVTAAETAMMVKERFAERHGPIEHTIGFGCSGGAYQAHQIVDNYPGIFDGIVVGCSFPEVGFGTVNFITDAWLLHEYFTGSDLEWTEEQKRAVTGFLRYETAPNVAVGARRISPTAFCDMVPVAERYHPETNPGGVRCGVYDHAVNVYGRDPETGFARRPLDNVGVQYGLKALNDGAISVEEFLDLNARVGGFDDDANLVPRRTEGDRQAIRIAYRTGRLTNGGGGLGTVPIIDYRAYTDDLPNGDIHVRYHTFSIRERLREANGSAANHVSLLEDNRYGGFSTRSPLLRSAVVDMDRWLTALGKSGSAPFDVEEIAEAKPASLREGCYSRDEEPVFVAQPLDRDPASECEQWYPSASFPREVAGEGVKADLVKCSVKAVDPADYDVEFTDRQWRRLRAIFSDGVCDYSRPGVEQQGLMDTWLRYPVVGVVQETEDAPQSTDW; via the coding sequence ATGAGGCGAGGTGCGACGGGGTGGAGAGCCGTCTCGGCGGCGTTGCTGGCGGCACTGTCCACCGCGGTGATGATGCTGACCCCGATCGAGAGCGACGCGGCGACGCGCGGGGAGCTGTCGGTGCGGGTCCTGTCCGGACGTGCCGACATGGTCACCGCGGGAGACGCGCTGATCCAGGTCACCGGCTCGCGCGGCGTGCCGCCCTCGGCGGTGAGGGTGCGCCTCAACGGGGCGGACGTCACCGGCCGGTTCGCGGTGGATCGGCGGGCTCGCACACTCACCGGCCACGTGACCGGCCTACGCGAGGGCGACAACACCCTGGTGGCGTCGGTGCCGGGGCGGGGTCGGCCGCGCGCCGAACTGGTGCTCACCAACCACCCGGCGCAGGGGCCGGTGTTCTCCGGTCCGCACCAGCAGCCGTTCGCGTGTGAGACGGCGACCTTCCGGCTGCCGGTCGTCGGCGGAACGCTCGGGGAGCCGGTCGACGAGGACTGTTCGATCGAGACCAGGGTCGACTACTTCTACCGCACCACGGGTGGCGCGTTCGCCCCGTGGCCCGAGGACGCGACCGCGTATCCCGACGACCTGGTCCGGACGACGACGTCGGTGGGTCGTCGCGTGCCCTACGTGGTGCGGATGGAGACCGGGACGCTGAACCGCGGCATCTACCAGATGACGGTGTTGCACGACCCGCTGCGGGAGTCGGAGCCCGGCCCGGCCGCGCGGCCGGCGGGGTGGAACGGGCGAGTGATCTACACGCTCGGGGGCGGCTGCACCCGCGGCTGGTATCGGCAGGGCAACACCACCGGCGGCGTCACCGACGATTTCATGCTCAGCCGCGGTTACGGCGTCATGTCGTCGTCGCTCAACGTCTACGGTGCGAACTGCGCCGACGTCACGGCGGCGGAGACGGCGATGATGGTGAAGGAGCGGTTCGCCGAGCGGCACGGTCCGATCGAGCACACCATCGGTTTCGGGTGTTCGGGCGGCGCGTACCAGGCGCACCAGATCGTCGACAACTACCCGGGGATCTTCGACGGCATCGTGGTGGGCTGCTCGTTCCCCGAGGTCGGGTTCGGGACGGTCAACTTCATCACCGACGCGTGGCTGCTGCACGAGTACTTCACCGGCAGCGATCTCGAGTGGACGGAGGAGCAGAAGCGCGCCGTCACGGGTTTCCTGCGGTACGAGACGGCGCCGAACGTCGCCGTGGGCGCGCGCCGGATCTCGCCGACGGCCTTCTGCGACATGGTGCCGGTCGCCGAGCGGTATCACCCGGAGACCAATCCCGGCGGTGTGCGCTGCGGGGTGTACGACCACGCGGTGAACGTGTACGGGCGGGACCCGGAGACCGGGTTCGCCCGGCGTCCGCTGGACAACGTGGGTGTCCAGTACGGATTGAAGGCACTCAACGACGGCGCCATCAGTGTCGAGGAGTTCCTCGACCTCAACGCGCGGGTGGGTGGTTTCGACGACGACGCCAACCTCGTGCCGAGGCGGACGGAAGGGGACCGGCAGGCCATCCGCATCGCCTACCGGACCGGTCGGCTCACCAACGGCGGCGGCGGGCTCGGCACGGTGCCGATCATCGACTACCGCGCCTACACCGACGACCTGCCGAACGGTGACATCCACGTGCGATACCACACGTTCTCGATCCGGGAGCGGTTGCGGGAGGCCAACGGTTCGGCCGCCAACCACGTGAGTCTGCTGGAGGACAACCGCTACGGCGGGTTCAGCACCCGCAGTCCGCTGCTGCGCAGCGCCGTCGTCGACATGGATCGTTGGTTGACTGCGTTGGGGAAGTCGGGTTCGGCTCCTTTCGACGTCGAGGAGATCGCCGAGGCGAAACCCGCGTCACTGCGGGAGGGCTGCTACTCCCGTGACGAGGAGCCCGTTTTCGTCGCGCAGCCCTTGGATCGCGACCCGGCGAGCGAGTGCGAGCAGTGGTACCCGTCGGCGTCCTTCCCGCGGGAGGTCGCGGGGGAGGGTGTGAAGGCCGACCTCGTCAAGTGCAGTGTGAAGGCCGTGGACCCGGCGGACTACGACGTCGAGTTCACCGACCGGCAGTGGCGGCGCTTGCGGGCGATCTTCTCCGACGGGGTGTGCGACTACTCCCGTCCGGGTGTGGAGCAGCAGGGTCTGATGGACACCTGGCTGCGGTATCCGGTGGTGGGAGTCGTGCAGGAGACCGAGGACGCGCCTCAGAGCACGGACTGGTAG
- the ligD gene encoding non-homologous end-joining DNA ligase: protein MALPPPRSPMLAVSGDVPEGDDWAYEWKWDGVRAIVGVAGPEVRAHSRNLRDITPSYPELHSLTGLTRQTLLLDGELVTLDEAGRPDFGMLQSRMHVHAPTPRLLSDAPVHYYVFDLLVVDGEELHELPYHLRRERLTALGLSAPPTIRTPEYYTQVSGAELLAVAAEHGLEGVVSKRLGSTYRPGMRSRSWIKTPLRVTQEVVIGGWVRGEGRRAGTLGALLLGAHDADGDLVYVGHVGTGFTEAALADLLTRLRPHERPTSPFATPVPRDRSRHTQWVEPVLVGEVEHRQWTGDGRLRHPSWRGLRPDREPSEVRLPPSR, encoded by the coding sequence ATGGCCCTGCCCCCACCACGTTCGCCCATGCTCGCCGTGTCCGGCGACGTGCCGGAGGGCGACGACTGGGCCTACGAGTGGAAGTGGGACGGTGTCCGCGCGATCGTGGGTGTCGCGGGACCCGAGGTCCGCGCCCACTCGCGCAACCTCCGCGACATCACCCCGAGCTATCCCGAACTGCACTCCCTGACCGGCCTCACCCGGCAGACGCTCCTGCTCGACGGCGAGCTCGTGACACTCGACGAGGCGGGCCGCCCCGACTTCGGGATGCTCCAGTCGCGCATGCACGTCCACGCCCCCACACCGCGGCTGCTCAGCGACGCGCCCGTGCACTACTACGTCTTCGACCTCCTCGTCGTCGACGGCGAGGAGCTGCACGAGCTGCCCTACCACCTGCGCCGGGAACGGCTCACCGCCCTCGGACTGTCGGCGCCACCGACGATCCGCACCCCGGAGTACTACACACAGGTCTCCGGTGCCGAACTGCTCGCCGTCGCCGCGGAACACGGACTGGAGGGAGTGGTCTCCAAACGGTTGGGCTCGACGTACCGGCCGGGCATGCGCTCCCGCAGCTGGATCAAGACGCCGCTGCGAGTCACCCAGGAAGTCGTCATCGGCGGTTGGGTGCGCGGCGAAGGCCGTCGCGCGGGCACGCTGGGGGCACTCCTGCTCGGCGCCCACGACGCCGACGGCGACCTGGTGTACGTGGGCCACGTCGGCACCGGGTTCACCGAGGCCGCGCTGGCGGACCTGCTCACCCGCCTGCGCCCGCACGAACGTCCGACCAGTCCTTTCGCGACGCCCGTCCCGCGCGACCGTTCCCGGCACACGCAGTGGGTGGAACCCGTGTTGGTGGGCGAGGTCGAGCACCGGCAGTGGACCGGCGACGGGAGACTGCGGCACCCGTCGTGGCGGGGACTGCGCCCCGACCGCGAACCGAGCGAGGTCAGGCTTCCCCCGAGCCGCTAG
- a CDS encoding GNAT family N-acetyltransferase yields the protein MNCSPLVLPSTAPTFGDVCLRAFDDRDVDMLRDLSTDPYVPTIGTLPGHADREEALAYIARQHERLRTRAGYSFCVADRNTDEALGAAGLNFTAPAAGRVSAGYSVAPRSRGRNVAGEALTALTRFAWTLPELFRVELYIEPWNVASVRTAEFAGYEREGLLRSHQEIGGRRVDMLLYAAIRPDAGASGSGEA from the coding sequence GTGAACTGTTCTCCCCTGGTCCTGCCGTCCACCGCGCCGACGTTCGGTGACGTGTGCCTTCGGGCGTTCGACGACCGTGACGTGGACATGCTGAGGGATCTGTCGACCGATCCGTACGTACCGACCATCGGCACGCTGCCCGGCCACGCCGACCGCGAGGAGGCCCTCGCCTACATCGCCCGGCAGCACGAGCGCCTGCGTACGCGGGCGGGGTATTCGTTCTGCGTCGCGGACCGGAACACCGACGAGGCGCTCGGTGCCGCGGGCCTGAACTTCACGGCGCCCGCCGCCGGCAGGGTGAGCGCGGGGTACAGCGTCGCTCCGCGCAGCCGGGGCCGCAACGTGGCGGGGGAGGCGCTCACCGCCCTCACCCGGTTCGCCTGGACACTGCCCGAGCTGTTCCGGGTCGAGCTCTACATCGAACCGTGGAACGTCGCGTCCGTCCGCACGGCCGAGTTCGCGGGCTACGAGCGTGAAGGGTTGCTCCGCAGTCACCAGGAGATCGGGGGCAGGCGCGTGGACATGCTGCTGTACGCGGCGATCCGGCCCGATGCGGGGGCTAGCGGCTCGGGGGAAGCCTGA
- a CDS encoding LysR family transcriptional regulator, with amino-acid sequence MLERHELETFLTLAEELHFGRTAQRLHVTTSRVSHVVKKLERRIGALLFERTSRRVRLTPIGQRLADDLTPLVDGIEEALRRATDAGRGVSGELTVAFLGEWGAPVVSAAANVFLRRHPDCAVRVVEVQLSTSRSSLVDGSVDLLLASYPFDGMAHGPVLLTGRRLLAVAAHHPLARRKAVSLETLGDHPMVQYPAVTSAAFKRDRTPDRTPSGRPVPRGPEGTTFSEMLSLVALGQGVLPVGEETRRYHPRPDLVYVPIEDAPPIERGFVWSESRATARVREFVRGATEAVLGGSGE; translated from the coding sequence ATGCTCGAACGGCACGAGCTGGAGACGTTCCTGACGCTGGCCGAGGAGCTGCACTTCGGCCGAACGGCGCAGCGGTTGCACGTCACCACGAGCCGGGTGAGCCATGTCGTCAAGAAGCTCGAGCGGCGGATCGGTGCGTTGCTGTTCGAGCGCACGAGCCGTCGGGTGCGGCTGACCCCCATCGGGCAGCGGCTGGCCGACGACCTCACCCCGCTGGTCGACGGCATCGAGGAGGCGTTGCGCCGGGCCACCGACGCGGGCCGCGGCGTGTCGGGAGAGTTGACGGTCGCCTTCCTGGGCGAATGGGGAGCGCCGGTGGTCAGCGCCGCAGCGAACGTGTTTCTGCGGCGGCATCCGGACTGCGCCGTGCGCGTGGTGGAGGTGCAGCTCTCCACCAGCAGGTCGAGCCTGGTCGACGGTTCGGTCGACCTCCTACTGGCGTCGTACCCGTTCGACGGCATGGCGCACGGTCCTGTGCTGCTGACCGGGCGCAGGCTGCTGGCCGTGGCGGCGCACCACCCGCTCGCGCGTCGGAAAGCCGTGTCGCTGGAGACGCTGGGTGATCACCCGATGGTGCAGTACCCGGCCGTGACGTCGGCTGCGTTCAAGCGTGACCGCACTCCCGACCGGACGCCGTCGGGACGGCCGGTTCCCCGGGGTCCGGAGGGGACGACCTTCTCCGAGATGCTGTCGCTCGTCGCGCTCGGTCAGGGAGTGCTGCCGGTCGGGGAGGAGACGCGACGCTACCACCCGCGACCGGACCTGGTGTACGTGCCGATCGAGGACGCTCCACCCATCGAACGCGGTTTCGTCTGGTCGGAGTCCCGAGCGACCGCGCGGGTGAGGGAGTTCGTGCGCGGGGCCACCGAGGCCGTCCTGGGTGGCAGCGGTGAGTGA
- a CDS encoding DUF1801 domain-containing protein: MTTVSDYVSALPSPLRPIAEQVCSLIDDTLPETTGALWHGHPTWSLGERPGRKPVCLVKAHSSSVTFGLWRGQEVADPSHRLHAGARTMASVKLVDVSDIDRALFTDWLRQAVARETR; this comes from the coding sequence ATGACCACCGTCTCCGACTACGTGAGCGCACTGCCGTCGCCCCTGCGGCCGATCGCCGAACAGGTGTGCTCGCTCATCGACGACACACTGCCCGAGACGACGGGTGCACTCTGGCACGGCCACCCGACGTGGAGCCTGGGCGAGCGCCCCGGCCGCAAACCCGTGTGCCTGGTGAAGGCACACTCCTCCTCCGTCACGTTCGGACTCTGGCGGGGCCAGGAGGTGGCCGACCCCTCGCACCGGCTGCACGCCGGTGCGCGCACCATGGCATCGGTGAAGCTCGTCGACGTCTCCGACATCGACCGGGCACTCTTCACCGACTGGCTCCGCCAGGCCGTCGCCCGGGAGACCCGATGA
- a CDS encoding VOC family protein has protein sequence MSAVRVTGFDHLVLNVADVERSLAFYVGVLGLAPVRVDAWRAGEVPFPSVRIDQGTIIDLVRGPRGESNVDHLCLVVAPIDWREVVGSGIFTVDEGPVPRFGARGTGQSIYVRDPDGNVVELRHYPQDA, from the coding sequence ATGAGTGCGGTGCGGGTGACCGGATTCGACCACCTGGTGCTCAACGTCGCGGACGTCGAACGTTCGCTCGCCTTCTACGTCGGGGTCCTCGGACTGGCACCCGTGCGGGTGGACGCGTGGCGGGCCGGTGAGGTCCCGTTCCCCTCGGTGCGGATCGACCAAGGGACGATCATCGATCTGGTGCGCGGTCCGCGTGGCGAGTCCAATGTCGACCACCTGTGTCTCGTCGTCGCACCGATCGACTGGCGAGAGGTCGTCGGCTCCGGGATCTTCACCGTCGACGAGGGCCCGGTGCCCCGTTTCGGTGCCCGGGGCACCGGACAGTCGATCTACGTGCGTGATCCGGACGGCAACGTGGTCGAGCTGCGGCACTACCCACAGGACGCGTGA